A stretch of Acidobacteriota bacterium DNA encodes these proteins:
- a CDS encoding 50S ribosomal protein L11 methyltransferase, with amino-acid sequence MAESARVYPGLDVTWPGDPAADADEMPDRVLAELDEFGPVAAESVPSGLRVFFGSMEDRDSAATHVRAALACGAEPVDVPDEQWAERSQASLTAVTVGRLTVAPPWDLPADRAGVIVIQPSMGFGTGHHASTRLCLRLLQELSMAGARALDVGTGSGVLAIAARMLGAASVVAVDFDADAVTSARECAELNNISDEIDIRQADIEREPAVRGEPFTLVLANLTGGMLVRMAGRLLQLAVPSATLIVSGVTREEEEAVTRAFADLGAQLDARLSEDEWVGLRFTAPLQAPD; translated from the coding sequence TTGGCTGAGTCCGCCCGCGTGTATCCCGGCCTCGATGTCACGTGGCCAGGCGATCCCGCGGCGGACGCCGACGAGATGCCGGATCGCGTACTGGCCGAACTGGATGAGTTCGGCCCGGTCGCAGCCGAGTCTGTGCCGTCAGGCCTCCGTGTGTTTTTTGGCTCGATGGAAGACCGCGATTCGGCCGCGACGCATGTGCGTGCGGCACTGGCCTGTGGCGCTGAACCGGTGGACGTGCCCGACGAACAATGGGCCGAACGCAGTCAGGCGTCGCTGACCGCGGTCACGGTCGGGCGGCTCACTGTGGCGCCGCCCTGGGACCTGCCGGCCGATCGTGCCGGTGTCATTGTCATTCAACCCTCGATGGGCTTCGGCACCGGACATCACGCCTCCACCCGGTTGTGCCTGCGGTTGCTGCAGGAGTTGTCGATGGCAGGCGCTCGTGCGCTTGATGTCGGCACCGGGTCGGGAGTGTTGGCGATTGCCGCGCGGATGCTGGGCGCAGCGTCGGTGGTCGCGGTGGACTTTGATGCCGACGCCGTCACGTCCGCTCGCGAGTGCGCGGAACTCAACAACATCTCCGACGAAATCGACATCCGTCAGGCCGACATCGAGCGTGAGCCTGCGGTGCGCGGCGAGCCCTTCACGCTCGTCCTCGCAAACCTGACCGGCGGAATGCTGGTGCGGATGGCCGGCCGCCTGCTGCAGTTGGCAGTTCCCTCTGCCACGCTCATCGTCAGTGGCGTGACGCGCGAAGAAGAAGAGGCCGTCACGCGTGCGTTTGCCGACCTCGGCGCTCAACTGGACGCGCGTCTCTCTGAAGATGAATGGGTCGGCCTTCGGTTCACGGCTCCCCTCCAGGCGCCTGACTAA
- the dnaJ gene encoding molecular chaperone DnaJ has translation MSARDYYEILGVARDASESDIKSAYRKLALKYHPDRNQGNADAEEKFKEGAEAYSVLSDADKRARYDRFGHAAVNGAGQGGGQGFNPETFSDFSDILGDFFGFGGGGARRGGPVRGSDLRFDLEISFEESFEGAETPIQIPREEGCEPCGATGAAPGSSRETCQQCGGRGQLRYQQGFLVVSRPCSQCRGTGQIIPKPCPSCRGTGRVVKDRRVTVRIPAGISDGQRLRLHGEGEHGAAGGPPGDLYVVIHVKAHAKFMREGDDLYMEVRVPFPTMALGGSFKVDGPAGPVDVNVSAGSANGTLVSFRGKGMPNVSGRGGGALHVRLVVDVPKKISKEQKKLIDQLGKTMPIETLEARSTEGADDDKPFFERVKDLFG, from the coding sequence GTGAGCGCTCGTGACTATTACGAGATACTCGGCGTAGCGCGCGATGCCAGCGAGAGCGATATCAAGAGCGCCTATCGGAAACTCGCGCTGAAGTACCACCCGGATCGCAATCAGGGCAACGCCGACGCGGAAGAAAAATTCAAGGAAGGCGCCGAGGCCTACTCGGTACTCAGCGACGCCGACAAACGTGCGCGTTACGATCGCTTCGGACATGCCGCGGTCAACGGCGCGGGCCAGGGCGGAGGCCAGGGGTTCAACCCCGAAACGTTCTCTGATTTCTCCGACATCCTGGGAGACTTTTTCGGCTTTGGTGGAGGCGGCGCGCGCCGCGGCGGCCCCGTGCGCGGCAGCGATCTGCGCTTCGACCTCGAAATCTCCTTCGAGGAATCATTCGAAGGCGCAGAGACGCCGATCCAGATTCCACGCGAAGAAGGGTGCGAACCGTGTGGCGCCACCGGCGCGGCGCCCGGCAGCAGCAGGGAGACGTGTCAGCAGTGTGGCGGACGCGGCCAACTGCGATATCAGCAGGGCTTCCTCGTGGTCTCGCGGCCCTGCAGCCAATGCCGTGGCACCGGCCAGATCATCCCGAAGCCGTGCCCTTCCTGCCGAGGCACCGGCCGTGTAGTGAAAGACCGGCGCGTCACCGTGCGCATTCCCGCGGGCATCTCTGACGGCCAGCGGCTGCGGCTGCACGGCGAGGGTGAACACGGCGCCGCCGGAGGCCCTCCGGGCGACCTCTACGTGGTGATTCACGTGAAGGCGCACGCCAAATTCATGCGCGAGGGCGACGATCTCTACATGGAAGTGCGCGTGCCCTTCCCCACCATGGCTCTGGGCGGTTCTTTCAAGGTGGATGGCCCGGCCGGTCCCGTCGACGTCAACGTCTCGGCAGGTTCGGCCAACGGCACGCTCGTGTCGTTCCGAGGCAAGGGCATGCCGAATGTGTCGGGCCGCGGCGGCGGAGCACTGCACGTGCGTCTCGTCGTGGACGTGCCAAAGAAGATCAGCAAGGAACAGAAGAAGCTGATCGATCAACTCGGCAAAACGATGCCGATCGAGACGCTTGAGGCACGTTCCACCGAAGGGGCGGACGATGACAAGCCGTTTTTTGAACGAGTGAAGGATCTGTTTGGCTGA
- a CDS encoding nucleotide exchange factor GrpE yields MTNDEMTDGAAEAATATENPLQQERDELQDRLLRTAAEFDNYRKRTDRERRELHDFITSDLMREMLPVLDDLERTISAAAATGSNPGLATFLQGVTLIHRQWLELLRKRGVEVMDVIGQPFDPEWHEAVADEPANGRPDGEITGELRRGYRIGSKLLRAPMVKVAKA; encoded by the coding sequence ATGACCAACGACGAGATGACTGACGGCGCGGCCGAAGCCGCGACAGCGACCGAGAACCCGCTGCAGCAGGAGCGCGACGAACTTCAGGACCGCCTGCTCCGCACCGCGGCCGAGTTCGACAATTACCGCAAGCGGACCGACCGTGAGCGGCGCGAGTTGCACGACTTCATCACGTCCGACCTGATGCGCGAGATGCTGCCTGTGCTCGACGACCTCGAACGTACGATCAGTGCGGCCGCCGCGACGGGGAGCAATCCCGGACTGGCCACCTTCCTTCAGGGTGTCACCCTCATCCATCGTCAGTGGCTCGAGCTCTTGCGCAAGCGCGGCGTCGAAGTGATGGACGTGATCGGCCAACCTTTCGACCCCGAGTGGCACGAGGCGGTGGCTGACGAACCGGCAAACGGGCGTCCCGACGGTGAAATCACCGGGGAACTGCGGCGCGGCTACCGCATCGGATCAAAGCTGCTTCGGGCTCCCATGGTCAAGGTGGCGAAAGCGTGA
- the hrcA gene encoding heat-inducible transcription repressor HrcA, producing MAADLTDRQRRILARLVSEYIEQGEPVSSAWLAEHSGLGLSSATVRNLLARLEEQGLVHQPHTSAGRIPTDAGYRLYVDSLLQARRRLKSTGDLENRLRRADAAGGLLENVSHELALASHQIAFAMTPASATARLHHISFVSLDSHRVLVIVVATGNQITHKVVETQEPCDVGVLEGAAQYINAEFAGLTLLEAREAILARMHEERMLYDVLLSRALRLAQSGLDEVAPEDTLHVQGVSFLFDGALGGSMDREHVTLETLRALFRLLEEKHRLVELLTSYIDADGLTVVIGSEHSSPDMHPFSLVASTFHDGQRTGTVGVIGPTRMRYQRAITVVDGVSQAVTRVLEGN from the coding sequence ATGGCTGCCGACCTGACAGACCGTCAGCGCCGCATATTGGCGCGCCTTGTCTCGGAATACATCGAGCAGGGGGAACCTGTGTCTTCGGCGTGGCTCGCCGAACACTCGGGCCTGGGTCTCTCCTCGGCCACGGTGCGGAACCTGCTGGCCCGCCTTGAGGAACAGGGATTGGTGCACCAGCCGCACACCTCGGCCGGCCGGATCCCGACGGATGCGGGCTACCGGCTGTACGTGGACTCGTTGCTGCAGGCGCGGCGCCGGCTCAAATCCACGGGTGACCTGGAAAATCGGCTACGGCGCGCGGATGCCGCCGGTGGCCTGCTCGAAAACGTCTCGCACGAGTTGGCCCTGGCCTCCCATCAAATCGCGTTCGCCATGACCCCGGCCAGCGCAACCGCTCGGCTGCATCACATCAGCTTCGTCAGCCTCGACAGCCATCGGGTGCTGGTGATCGTGGTCGCCACCGGCAACCAGATCACCCACAAGGTGGTGGAAACCCAGGAGCCGTGTGATGTGGGGGTGCTCGAGGGCGCAGCACAGTACATCAACGCGGAATTCGCGGGCCTGACCCTGCTCGAAGCGCGCGAAGCCATCCTGGCGCGCATGCACGAAGAGCGGATGTTGTACGACGTCCTGCTGAGCCGGGCGTTGCGACTGGCCCAGAGCGGCCTGGACGAGGTGGCGCCCGAAGACACCCTGCACGTGCAAGGCGTCTCGTTCCTGTTCGACGGCGCGCTGGGCGGATCCATGGATCGTGAACACGTCACGCTCGAGACGCTGCGTGCCCTCTTCAGGCTCCTCGAAGAAAAACACCGCCTCGTGGAACTGCTCACGTCCTACATCGACGCCGACGGGCTCACGGTTGTGATCGGGTCGGAACATTCGTCGCCCGACATGCATCCGTTCAGCCTGGTCGCGTCGACGTTTCATGACGGCCAGCGTACCGGCACCGTCGGCGTGATCGGCCCCACCCGCATGCGGTATCAGCGCGCCATCACCGTGGTGGACGGCGTCTCGCAGGCCGTCACGCGAGTGCTCGAGGGGAATTAG
- a CDS encoding PBP1A family penicillin-binding protein has translation MVIFVCGGIAALGLIFAGYLWSTYATQIDARLGGEQRAIPRIFGRPFELRPNQALTPAQLEQRLNDVGYASRTVAEKPGEFSIGSSVVVLRTRDDEPITARVEFSKGKMPVIAKLINQETGRAIPRLTLEAPMLTAIATGEKRRYTPLATIPGRVRQAVLAIEDRRFYDHPGVDVIRSGGAVLTNLFGDKEYLVGGSTITQQIVKNTFLTPEKTMRRKVQEQFMSLVLESRFTKDQILELYLNDVVLGQRGPFAIHGVAEAARIFFGKDVRNITLAEAATIAGVIQSPSRLSPFRNPERALERRNVVLGAMVEAAYVTEAEAAAARRAPLGLATRALENEAPYFVDYVSQLVDERYAGLLQKGAAVDVFTTIDLHLQRVAQEAVADGLAQVDKQLAGRRRKGQAQAALVAVDPRTGEILAMVGGRAYNVSQYNRAVTTRRQPGSVFKPFVYLAAFERMFAEGASEPTPATLVMDEPTIFMDGDQPYEPGNYQNEYDGMISLRRALARSRNIVAIKIAEQTGYEQVAALWTRIGVGTPAKAYPSIALGVFEASPVEIATAYTLFSNGGTVRPLRALTRIVEDGKQRQLTAGPSRAVARADTSYLVTNMMRAVMNEGTGAGARSNGFHLDAAGKSGTTNDLRDAWFVGFTPELLTVVWVGFDDNQPIGLGGSQAALPMWTAFMRNALAGRGNVGFSAPDGVVFAEIDPDTGLLAGPLCPKKITEAFLVGTVPVEFCDQHDH, from the coding sequence ATGGTGATTTTTGTGTGCGGCGGCATCGCCGCGCTCGGGCTGATCTTCGCCGGCTACCTCTGGTCCACGTACGCCACCCAGATCGACGCACGCCTTGGGGGCGAACAACGGGCAATTCCGCGCATCTTCGGCCGGCCATTTGAGTTGCGCCCGAATCAGGCGTTGACGCCCGCCCAGCTTGAACAGCGGCTCAACGACGTCGGATATGCCTCGCGCACAGTGGCCGAAAAGCCGGGAGAGTTTTCGATCGGCAGCAGCGTGGTGGTGCTGCGAACCCGTGACGACGAGCCGATCACGGCCCGCGTGGAGTTCTCCAAGGGCAAGATGCCCGTCATCGCCAAACTGATCAATCAGGAGACCGGTCGCGCCATTCCGCGGTTGACGCTCGAGGCGCCGATGCTCACCGCGATCGCCACCGGCGAAAAGCGGCGGTATACGCCGCTCGCGACCATTCCCGGCCGCGTCCGTCAGGCGGTGCTCGCCATTGAAGACCGCCGCTTCTACGACCACCCCGGTGTTGACGTCATCCGATCGGGCGGCGCCGTACTGACCAACCTCTTCGGCGACAAGGAATACCTGGTGGGCGGCAGCACCATCACCCAGCAGATCGTCAAGAACACGTTCCTCACGCCGGAAAAGACGATGCGCCGGAAGGTGCAGGAACAGTTCATGTCGCTGGTCCTCGAGTCGCGGTTCACCAAGGACCAGATCCTCGAGCTCTACCTCAACGATGTGGTGCTCGGGCAGCGCGGCCCGTTTGCCATTCACGGCGTCGCCGAAGCCGCGCGAATTTTCTTCGGCAAGGATGTGCGCAACATCACGCTCGCCGAAGCCGCCACCATCGCCGGCGTCATCCAGTCGCCGTCGCGGCTGTCGCCCTTTCGCAATCCTGAACGCGCGCTCGAGCGCCGGAATGTGGTGCTCGGGGCGATGGTCGAGGCCGCCTACGTCACGGAAGCCGAGGCTGCTGCCGCGCGGCGGGCTCCGCTGGGCCTGGCCACGCGCGCGCTCGAGAACGAGGCGCCCTACTTCGTGGACTACGTCAGCCAGCTCGTGGACGAACGGTATGCCGGACTCCTGCAGAAGGGCGCGGCCGTTGATGTATTCACCACCATCGACCTGCATCTGCAGCGCGTGGCACAGGAAGCCGTCGCTGATGGCCTGGCACAGGTGGACAAGCAATTGGCGGGCCGGCGCCGCAAGGGCCAGGCCCAGGCGGCACTCGTGGCGGTCGATCCCCGCACTGGTGAAATCCTGGCGATGGTCGGCGGGCGCGCCTACAACGTCTCGCAATACAACCGCGCGGTCACCACGCGGCGCCAGCCAGGCTCGGTCTTCAAACCGTTTGTGTATCTGGCGGCATTTGAAAGGATGTTTGCTGAAGGCGCCAGTGAACCCACACCGGCAACGCTTGTCATGGACGAGCCCACCATCTTCATGGATGGCGACCAGCCCTATGAGCCCGGCAACTACCAGAACGAATACGACGGCATGATTTCTCTGCGCCGTGCGCTGGCGCGCTCGCGCAACATCGTGGCGATCAAAATTGCCGAGCAGACCGGCTATGAGCAGGTGGCCGCGTTGTGGACCCGCATTGGCGTGGGCACGCCGGCCAAAGCTTACCCGTCAATCGCCCTCGGTGTGTTCGAGGCGTCGCCGGTGGAAATTGCCACGGCCTATACCCTCTTCTCGAATGGCGGCACCGTCCGTCCCCTTCGCGCGCTCACCCGCATTGTTGAAGACGGAAAACAGCGACAGCTGACTGCCGGCCCGTCGCGCGCGGTGGCGCGCGCAGACACGTCGTACCTGGTCACCAACATGATGCGGGCCGTCATGAATGAAGGCACGGGCGCCGGCGCGCGCAGCAATGGGTTTCACCTCGACGCCGCAGGAAAGTCGGGCACCACAAACGATCTGCGTGACGCCTGGTTCGTGGGGTTCACGCCCGAGTTGCTGACGGTGGTCTGGGTCGGGTTCGACGACAACCAGCCCATTGGCCTTGGCGGTTCGCAGGCGGCGCTGCCGATGTGGACGGCTTTCATGCGCAACGCCCTGGCCGGCCGCGGCAACGTCGGTTTTTCCGCGCCCGACGGCGTGGTCTTTGCCGAAATCGACCCGGATACCGGCCTGCTTGCCGGCCCGCTGTGCCCCAAGAAAATCACAGAGGCGTTCCTGGTGGGCACCGTTCCCGTGGAGTTCTGCGACCAGCACGACCATTGA
- a CDS encoding ROK family transcriptional regulator — MNRQRLLEAVRRSGPISRADLAKATRLSPPTVSALVEDLLHEVGLMHEVGMGTSRGGRPPVLLQFNGEFGYLVGVDVGSRTLRVALADLQGKVLARRQVPTDPAGGVAIVDQLCAVVREVFATTRRDPAKLYAVGVGAPGMTDVHAGRVIRAVNLAGWVDLPLRDLVEARLGAPVRVDNDANMAALGERWQGSARRVSDFVFLALGAGIGAGVVVGGRLHRGHHWYAGEISHMNLDMREWQADFGDRGYLESHVGAAAIAESQHADAATIITAARAGDARAMAVIDQLAVYLGTAVANIVAVLDPALVVFGGGLSHAGDLLIEPVRRVVARIVPNMPAIGISSLGDDAQLMGAVYSAVETAETRLAAWLGATSFPSRAVGRTGTR, encoded by the coding sequence GTGAATCGACAGCGCTTGCTGGAGGCCGTCCGTCGCTCGGGACCCATTTCACGCGCCGATTTGGCCAAGGCGACACGCCTCAGTCCACCCACCGTCTCCGCGCTTGTGGAGGACCTGCTCCACGAAGTGGGATTAATGCACGAAGTGGGCATGGGGACGTCCCGGGGCGGACGCCCGCCGGTGTTGCTGCAGTTCAACGGCGAATTTGGCTATCTGGTGGGGGTGGATGTGGGCTCGCGCACGCTGCGCGTGGCACTGGCTGACCTGCAGGGCAAGGTGCTGGCCCGCCGCCAGGTGCCCACGGACCCGGCTGGAGGCGTGGCGATCGTCGATCAACTCTGCGCCGTCGTGCGTGAAGTGTTTGCGACCACGCGCCGCGACCCGGCCAAGTTGTACGCCGTCGGTGTCGGCGCCCCGGGCATGACCGACGTCCACGCCGGCCGTGTCATCAGAGCCGTGAATCTGGCCGGATGGGTGGACCTTCCGCTGCGCGACCTGGTGGAGGCGCGACTGGGTGCTCCGGTTCGCGTGGACAACGATGCGAATATGGCGGCGCTGGGCGAACGATGGCAGGGATCCGCGCGGCGGGTCAGCGACTTCGTCTTTCTCGCGCTCGGCGCCGGCATCGGTGCCGGTGTGGTGGTTGGCGGACGGCTCCACCGCGGCCATCACTGGTACGCCGGGGAAATCAGCCACATGAACCTCGACATGCGCGAGTGGCAGGCCGACTTCGGCGACCGTGGCTACCTGGAAAGCCACGTCGGCGCCGCGGCCATCGCCGAATCGCAGCACGCGGACGCCGCCACCATCATCACCGCCGCGCGCGCGGGTGATGCGCGGGCCATGGCCGTCATCGATCAACTGGCCGTCTACCTCGGCACCGCCGTCGCCAACATCGTGGCCGTGCTCGACCCCGCGCTGGTGGTCTTTGGCGGCGGCCTCAGCCACGCAGGCGACCTGCTCATCGAACCGGTGCGCCGCGTGGTGGCGCGCATCGTGCCGAACATGCCCGCGATCGGCATCTCGTCGCTCGGCGACGATGCCCAGTTGATGGGCGCCGTCTACTCGGCGGTAGAGACCGCAGAAACCCGTCTGGCCGCCTGGCTCGGCGCCACATCATTTCCCTCCCGTGCGGTCGGCCGCACGGGCACCCGATAG
- the argH gene encoding argininosuccinate lyase: protein MPFSPDYVRIVLNDNFEDAKTLFLDPLMAIHYAHLVMLHDTGIVSLDDARTIRRALDGIDLAAVRGAVYDGSCEDLFFYLERQVVAACGDAVAGRLHTARSRNDIDMTMYRMRLRECVLGLIAATVQLRQSLVGVADRHRHTVFPAHTHTQPAQPSTVAHYLLGAIEQLERDTARLRAAYVSVNVNPLGACAITGTGFPIDRDRTSALLGFDGTTGNTYGSIATVDYLLEAAGSAAVTLVGVGRLVQDLLLWCTMEVGYLRLTDGFVQVSSIMPQKRNPVALEHARALASKAFAQAGAIPVAVHNTPFGDIVDTEDDLQPLVATMFKDAIRAVSLVAVALEDADFDVEKMRRRAGENWIAVTELADTLARERGLPFKAGHTIAARLVREGHGDSGRSMAQLVAEISKDVTGTAIEYTDAELATLLSPEHFVAVRRTHGGPAPEVTAAAIAVSRGLLVEDLAWIAAAKSRLLNAESALKTAAVAMG, encoded by the coding sequence ATGCCGTTTTCTCCAGACTACGTACGCATCGTGCTCAACGACAACTTCGAGGATGCCAAGACGCTGTTTCTCGATCCCCTGATGGCGATTCACTACGCGCATCTCGTGATGCTGCACGACACCGGCATTGTGTCGCTCGATGATGCCCGCACGATTCGGCGCGCGCTCGACGGGATCGATCTCGCGGCGGTGCGCGGCGCCGTGTATGACGGATCATGCGAGGATTTGTTCTTTTATCTGGAACGTCAGGTCGTGGCCGCGTGTGGCGATGCCGTCGCAGGCCGGCTCCACACCGCGCGCAGTCGCAATGACATCGACATGACGATGTACCGGATGCGGTTGCGTGAGTGTGTGCTGGGGCTGATCGCGGCGACGGTGCAGTTGCGGCAGTCGCTTGTCGGTGTCGCAGATCGGCATCGGCATACCGTGTTTCCGGCGCACACCCACACACAGCCCGCGCAACCCTCCACGGTGGCGCACTACCTGCTGGGCGCCATTGAGCAGCTCGAACGCGACACCGCCCGTCTGCGGGCCGCGTATGTCTCGGTGAACGTGAACCCTCTCGGCGCATGTGCCATCACCGGTACGGGGTTTCCCATCGATCGCGATCGCACCAGTGCGCTGCTGGGTTTCGACGGCACCACGGGCAACACCTACGGCAGCATCGCAACCGTGGACTACCTCCTGGAAGCGGCAGGGTCGGCGGCGGTCACACTGGTCGGCGTGGGCCGCCTCGTGCAGGACCTGTTGCTGTGGTGCACGATGGAGGTCGGGTATCTGCGGCTCACCGACGGGTTCGTGCAGGTCAGCAGCATCATGCCGCAGAAGCGTAATCCTGTAGCGCTCGAGCACGCGCGTGCGCTCGCATCGAAGGCCTTTGCCCAGGCGGGCGCCATTCCGGTGGCGGTGCACAACACGCCCTTCGGCGACATCGTTGACACCGAGGACGACCTGCAGCCCCTCGTGGCCACGATGTTCAAGGACGCCATTCGCGCGGTGTCGTTGGTGGCCGTCGCGCTGGAAGACGCCGACTTCGATGTGGAGAAGATGCGGCGCCGGGCCGGCGAAAACTGGATTGCGGTGACCGAGTTGGCCGACACGCTGGCGCGAGAGCGAGGCCTGCCGTTCAAGGCCGGTCACACGATTGCCGCGCGCCTCGTCCGCGAGGGACACGGAGATTCTGGCCGGTCGATGGCCCAACTCGTCGCGGAAATTTCGAAGGACGTCACCGGTACCGCGATCGAGTACACCGACGCCGAACTGGCCACGCTCCTCAGTCCCGAGCACTTCGTCGCGGTGCGGCGCACACACGGCGGTCCGGCGCCGGAAGTCACGGCCGCGGCGATTGCCGTGTCACGCGGCCTCCTGGTCGAAGACCTCGCCTGGATTGCGGCCGCGAAGAGCCGCCTGCTCAACGCGGAATCCGCGCTGAAAACCGCGGCGGTGGCGATGGGCTAA
- the bshC gene encoding bacillithiol biosynthesis cysteine-adding enzyme BshC: MPAQSDSTTDTLVRASIDLRRFPWIRPLVAAYSSDFSSVSSLFAGNPADPDAWTQAISRVQKTPRDRAALSKVLTAQLERRAAPAHARSAAARLGDDTTVAVVTGQQAGLFGGPLYTLLKAVTAIRLARKVSAKHGIAAIPVFWVEAEDHDWDEVRTARVLDADLALREITLDDLEGAGVKPVAALVLDEGIGDALGALEAALPTTEFTAELMARIRAHYRPGQRMGTAFASWLDDLLGRYGLVVFEASDPAAKPLVASLFSRELDAPCRTAHFAKATGEAMRALGHEPQVQPGEDSVALFYLGGGDRVAIKRRDDGYAMGETVRPQEDVRREAAEHPERFSPNVLLRPVVQDRLFPTICYVAGPSELAYQAQLGAIYQDFGVEVPLLYPRANATLLDSAAVRFLEKYQLALEALQPHDEAALNRLLEHQLPAGVEEALHAASQEIGARIGALKATMPSIDPTLVGAADTTLERMQETLKHLHTKIIHASKRKHDTLHRQFTRTQALAFPEGHPQERIVDLAFFLNRYGQALCDRLIEGLPLDMGQHYVVQL, encoded by the coding sequence GTGCCCGCGCAATCCGATTCCACTACCGACACACTGGTCCGCGCCTCGATCGATCTCCGGCGCTTTCCCTGGATTCGGCCGCTGGTGGCGGCGTATTCCTCTGATTTTTCCAGTGTGTCCAGTTTGTTCGCCGGCAACCCTGCCGATCCCGACGCGTGGACGCAGGCGATTTCGCGCGTGCAGAAAACGCCGCGTGACCGCGCCGCGCTCAGCAAAGTCCTGACCGCGCAACTCGAGCGGCGCGCCGCGCCGGCCCATGCGCGCTCTGCGGCCGCGCGCCTCGGTGACGACACCACGGTGGCCGTGGTCACCGGCCAGCAGGCCGGACTTTTCGGCGGTCCGCTCTACACGTTGTTAAAGGCCGTGACCGCCATACGCCTCGCTCGCAAGGTCTCGGCCAAGCACGGCATCGCGGCCATCCCGGTCTTCTGGGTTGAAGCCGAAGACCACGACTGGGATGAAGTACGCACCGCGCGCGTACTCGATGCCGATCTGGCGCTGCGTGAAATCACGCTGGACGACCTCGAAGGCGCCGGCGTCAAGCCTGTGGCCGCTCTCGTGCTCGACGAGGGGATCGGAGATGCGCTCGGCGCGCTCGAAGCCGCACTGCCGACCACCGAATTTACGGCGGAGCTCATGGCGCGAATCCGCGCGCACTACCGGCCAGGTCAGCGCATGGGCACGGCCTTCGCGTCGTGGCTGGACGATTTGCTTGGCCGGTACGGCCTCGTCGTGTTCGAAGCGTCCGACCCGGCGGCCAAGCCTCTGGTCGCGTCCCTGTTCTCGCGCGAACTCGACGCGCCCTGTCGCACCGCGCACTTCGCGAAAGCCACAGGCGAAGCCATGCGCGCGCTCGGCCACGAGCCGCAAGTGCAGCCTGGCGAAGACAGCGTGGCGTTGTTTTATCTCGGCGGCGGCGATCGCGTGGCGATCAAGCGGAGAGACGACGGCTATGCCATGGGAGAGACGGTGCGCCCGCAGGAGGACGTGCGGCGCGAAGCCGCCGAACACCCGGAACGCTTCAGCCCCAATGTGCTCCTGCGGCCTGTGGTGCAGGACCGGCTCTTTCCGACAATCTGTTATGTCGCGGGGCCGAGTGAACTGGCGTACCAGGCACAGCTTGGCGCCATTTATCAGGACTTCGGCGTCGAGGTGCCGCTGCTGTACCCGCGAGCCAACGCGACCTTGCTCGACTCAGCCGCCGTCAGGTTCCTCGAGAAGTATCAGTTGGCGCTTGAAGCGCTGCAGCCGCACGACGAGGCGGCCCTCAATCGCCTGCTCGAGCACCAGCTGCCTGCCGGCGTCGAGGAAGCGTTACACGCCGCGTCACAGGAAATCGGCGCGCGCATCGGCGCGCTCAAGGCCACGATGCCCTCCATCGACCCGACACTGGTTGGCGCCGCCGACACCACGCTCGAACGCATGCAGGAAACACTCAAACACCTGCATACCAAGATCATTCACGCGAGCAAGCGGAAGCACGACACCCTGCATCGTCAATTCACGCGCACCCAGGCGCTGGCGTTTCCCGAAGGCCACCCGCAGGAACGGATCGTGGATCTCGCGTTTTTCCTGAATCGCTACGGCCAGGCCCTCTGCGACCGCCTCATCGAAGGCCTCCCGCTCGACATGGGCCAGCACTACGTCGTGCAGCTTTAG